The proteins below come from a single Halictus rubicundus isolate RS-2024b chromosome 13, iyHalRubi1_principal, whole genome shotgun sequence genomic window:
- the Zw10 gene encoding zeste-white 10 kinetochore protein: protein MTSFLTDVLITAGKLETMNLNEKIAEIQKEMTKLKYDVQSFMDDNYLEFTSKLTKDQHLVSKGEKLLEELNELQKRIDDQVKIELSGSTKELKTLSQALKESNMMLQLSNQLLTIHKCIKFVKNSVEEKRYVDAANTLCQMQTILYNPQSDLRDLDMFTAIEEEHLNLYTSFLANTSSLLRERICWTGVEDKDPNVITLSVKDEFDDMQELIQGLHCIDNLSSYQHKFAITLMDHVINPIINDDCSVYVANERVFTIEILNKKKSPSYKSVLHNLELLFKFLHQHFNVITHDEETFLKEIKPHLLDKLSASLTTNCISRIVPTSSAELKNFTPIVQAIYDFQYFLVDIGFITSEELFLTEYTKNIDKLFIERICQDLLAKARNIMKKDLHDCITYEPQEPLELSEDACDYDDMKIDAKLSDKTFQLPRCQISKSAKETLDIARSILDEACSSPDSCALRLFYTCRNVFEMYSGLVPEHHRKFLETIPQQVAVFHNNCMYLAHHLLTLGHEYRDKLPESLKSYNLAFADQILVLRDVGSTYFLEHMKYQRNIIFDILKESGLSALGQSPELQPNTERALRQCIRQLELLKTVWLDVLPVNIYCRAVGCIMNSMVEDLIIRIVSVEDIPADVATDLGTLFNMIVKRAPMIFPEPQKIHQHVRKWEKFLELIKVLGASLKEIEVRWGGGKGPLARKFTASQVKQLIRALFQNTERRSNLLASIK, encoded by the exons ATGACGTCGTTCTTAACTGACGTGCTGATCACAGCAG GTAAATTAGAGACGATGAATTTGAATGAAAAGATCGCCGAAATACAAAAGGAAATGACAAAATTGAAGTATGACGTGCAAAGCTTTATGGATGATAATTATCTCGAATTCACATCGAAACTCACGAAGGATCAGCATTTAGTTTCGAAAGGAGAAAAGCTTCTCGAAGAATTGAACGAATTGCAAAAAAGGATTGACGACCAG GTGAAAATAGAGCTCTCGGGTTCCACGAAAGAGCTGAAGACTCTCTCGCAGGCGTTGAAGGAATCCAACATGATGCTGCAGCTCTCTAATCAGCTGTTAACTatacataaatgcataaagttcgtCAAGAATTCCGTAGAGGAGAAACGCTATGTCGACGCGGCCAACACGCTGTGTCAAATGCAGACGATATTGTACAATCCCCAAAGCGATCTCCGCGATCTCGACATGTTCACAGCGATCGAGGAAGAGCATTTAAACCTGTACACTTCGTTCCTGGCCAACACGTCCTCGTTACTGCGCGAACGGATCTGTTGGACCGGCGTCGAAGACAAAGATCCGAATGTGATCACGTTGAGCGTCAAAGACGAATTCGACGACATGCAAGAGCTGATTCAGGGATTGCATTGCATTGACAATCTCTCTAGTTACCAGCATAAATTTGCGATCACCCTCATGGACCACGTAATCAACCCCATTATCAACGACGATTGTTCCGTTTACGTGGCCAACGAGAGAGTATTCACCATTGAAATCCTGAACAAGAAAAAATCCCCAAGCTACAAGAGTGTGCTGCACAATCTCGAATTGTTGTTCAAATTTCTTCATCAACATTTCAACGTGATCACGCACGACGAGGAAACGTTCCTAAAGGAGATAAAGCCGCACCTGCTAGACAAATTGTCGGCGTCCCTAACGACTAATTGCATCTCGCGAATCGTTCCCACGTCCAGCGCCGAGTTGAAAAACTTCACCCCCATTGTCCAGGCAATCTACGATTTTCAGTATTTCTTGGTCGACATCG GATTCATAACGTCGGAGGAGCTGTTCTTGACGGAGTACACGAAGAATATCGACAAACTTTTCATCGAGAGAATCTGTCAGGATTTGTTGGCAAAAGCGCGGAACATTATGAAGAAAGATTTGCACGATTGTATCACGTACGAACCACAG GAACCGCTAGAGCTTTCCGAAGACGCGTGCGATTACGACGATATGAAAATAGATGCGAAATTAAGCGATAAAACGTTTCAACTTCCTAGATGCCAGATAAG TAAAAGCGCAAAGGAGACATTGGATATTGCGAGAAGCATCCTAGACGAAGCATGTAGCAGTCCAGATTCTTGCGCACTTCGATTATTCTACACGTGCAGAAACGTTTTCGAAATGTACTCGGGACTGGTACCGGAACATCACCGGAAGTTCTTGGAAACGATACCTCAACAAGTCG CCGTATTCCATAATAATTGTATGTATCTCGCTCATCATCTTCTCACACTGGGACACGAATACAGGGACAAGCTACCAGAGTCTCTAAAAAGTTACAATCTAGCTTTCGCCGATCAAATATTGGTACTAAGGGATGTAGGATCAACGTACTTCTTAGAACACATGAAATACCAACGAAATATTATCTTTGATATCCTCAAAGAATCGG gtttgtCAGCATTGGGGCAGAGTCCGGAGCTGCAACCTAACACGGAACGTGCACTCAGACAGTGCATTCGACAACTGGAGTTATTGAAAACAGTTTGGCTAGATGTTTTACCTGTAAATATATATTGTAGAGCTGTAG GATGCATCATGAACTCTATGGTTGAAGACCTTATAATTAGAATCGTATCCGTTGAAGACATTCCTGCTGATGTTGCGACCGATTTGGGAACATTATTCAATATGATAGTTAAACGTGCACCAATGATATTTCCG GAGCCTCAAAAGATTCATCAACACGTAAGGAAATGGGAAAAGTTTTTAGAACTGATCAAAGTGCTTGGTGCTTCACTGAAAGAAATCGAAGTTAGATGGGGAGGCGGTAAAGGACCGCTAGCGCGTAAATTTACGGCTTCTCAAGTGAAACAATTGATTAGGGCGTTATTCCAAAATACTGAACGCCGATCTAATTTGTTAGCTTCTATAAAATAA
- the LOC143360722 gene encoding protogenin B, which produces MAARVLLLSILFTEVLKPACVAGVKEIGAGLHNINISKPESFNTSPTKGSGVTLEIQPSGHVILGKKGIILSCIAGSNQNVSWLHNGVSAPPCGIARCTLLRNGSLHLHKMVQKFKEKNNTTVNFRDYIKDEYRCVAQTNLGLLRSSPTFIQIAELAHIFKESPENITVHEGEVARLSCLIDSVPFPPNITWQHNGEKLLPNHNNSNSRYFMIPPGVLYIKATKLSDAGSYRCIVNNEFLKKTKKSKEAKLTVISRPEGNGSHTLPLLFPQVSYNHWLLNGTSLSLACAASGYPSPLMTWTFIPRYTDTQNVAQPRILLNSSIGISILSLVNVSVSDAGVYQCSTKIVTNSLEIQNITVDILVPPTFLKTPKSQVCPNGRTARFECQAQGLPVPTIYWLKDSLNITMNGRRTTYIKEHNKTELAISATVPSDSGIYQCVAVNSAGEIWAAGRLQVNTSRNSPAAPTSLKCHAVSPVKIFISWDPPKSLPYTSITAYTVHYSPVEGGKEEVSPPEPGNSTSVEVTKLLEPFTNYSFYIRVWNNNGPSDQSATILCSTAPSVPISVPKVKVNIISSTKLNVSWEPLAKKEARGIVVQYKLQCRRHEHPSSRVLPLPASVESYALSDLIPGAQYDIRVLAKTNLGWPNMSESQLEWTTVTMPTAESIVIKNVVDMQVSLINSSIVKVKWKINIKENDKIKSEFDLWQIYCENQNGQKFENIFLPQNITEHVFTNLDVNVSYTVGLCMISSGKATSCLTKQIETVPLDASNLPMALEAIPVSPTSINVTWSSNDAQQVDSFELCYQPIHTANLDGPKCIILNSTKVRVDKLKPFTLYQFKVRAIRTNTSQGSFYSEAIECYTNEDIPGKVEEVQWFLVNNTKVRIAWKEPSNINGIIQNYFVIYTMDLIDSKTMWKNMTVPGNKTSAILLELTPGKRYFVMVRASTKAGYGKPSDPINIITSGGQSKVPNPPDEQKPPQNIKPDQSLGVILGASISIGFITICLCSMYCRRKWENARILRDNAQAMKGGRSLVRNGNRCCVDESSTSVSQQMNARVTPNEIELAVLCPSSPIATNPHLDTKGGKSNGIVESCAKEPLLTSWDVNGEPKDIQVTKSSQYKTKDFVKQTSEHEPEPDLEGTQLTIVNCTLGSSSSSLNNNSGCPDGDTSLSKSMCISVPALGPNG; this is translated from the exons ATGGCGGCGCGAGTACTTTTACTGAGCATCTTGTTTACAGAAGTGCTAAAGCCCGCTTGTGTCGCAG GTGTCAAAGAAATTGGAGCCGGTTTACACAACATAAACATTTCGAAACCAGAAAGCTTCAATACTAGTCCAACCAAAGGTTCTGGCGTAACATTAGAAATTCAACCGAGTGGTCATGTGATATTAGGGAAAAAAGGAATTATACTTAGTTGTATAGCTGGTTCAAATCAGAATGTATCTTGGCTACACAATGGGGTATCGGCACCGCCGTGTGGTATTGCACGTTGTACGCTTCTACGGAATGGCTCTCTTCACTTACACAAG ATGGTGCagaaatttaaagaaaaaaacaatACCACAGTTAACTTTAGGGATTATATTAAAGACGAATACCGTTGTGTAGCACAGACTAATTTAGGACTTCTACGATCATCTCCTACATTTATACAAATAGCTG AACTTGCCCATATATTTAAAGAATCACCCGAAAACATAACTGTACACGAAGGTGAGGTAGCAAGACTATCTTGCTTAATAGATAGCGTTCCTTTTCCTCCTAATATCACATGGCAGCATAATGGAGAAAAATTGTTGCCCAACCATAATAACTCAAA TAGTAGGTATTTTATGATACCACCAGGTGTTCTGTACATAAAAGCAACGAAGTTATCAGATGCTGGTTCATATAG ATGCATAGTAAATAATGAATTCCTAAAGAAAACCAAAAAGAGTAAAGAGGCAAAATTAACCGTTATCTCTCGGCCAGAGGGTAATGGATCGCATACGCTGCCGTTGTTGTTTCCGCAAGTTTCGTATAATCATTGGTTGCTAAATGGAACAAGTCTTAGTTTAGCATGCGCTGCATCTGGATATCCATCTCCGCTTATGACGTGGACATTTATTCCTCGCTACACTG ATACTCAAAATGTTGCACAACCTCGCATTTTGCTTAATTCTAGTATCGGAATTAGTATATTGTCATTGGTAAACGTGAGCGTATCCGATGCAGGAGTTTATCAATGTTCTACGAAAATTGTTACAAACAGTTTGGAGATTCAG AATATTACGGTGGATATTTTGGTACCACCGACGTTCTTGAAAACGCCTAAAAGCCAAGTGTGTCCAAATGGAAGAACCGCGCGATTCGAGTGTCAGGCACAGGGATTGCCTGTGCCGACAATATATTGGCTGAAAGACTCGCTAAATATTACAATGAACG GACGTAGGActacatatataaaagaacaTAATAAAACGGAGTTAGCAATATCAGCAACGGTTCCTTCAGATTCGGGTATTTATCAATGCGTTGCTGTGAACTCAGCTGGCGAAATTTGGGCCGCAGGTCGGCTTCAAGTGAACACATCTCGTAATAGTCCTGCTGCACCTACCTCTCTGAAATGTCATGCTGTATCAcctgttaaaatttttatttcctgggATCCACCAAAGTCTCTACCGTACACCAGTATTACAGCTTATACCGTCCATTACAGTCCCGTAG AAGGGGGAAAGGAAGAAGTTTCACCACCCGAACCCGGCAACTCTACATCGGTGGAAGTGACGAAGCTTCTCGAACCGTTTACTAATTACTCCTTCTACATACGAGTGTGGAACAATAATGGTCCCAGTGACCAATCAGCCACCATTTTGTGTTCTACAGCTCCAAGTG TTCCTATAAGTGTACCAAAAGTAAAAGTGAATATAATTAGTAgtacaaaattaaatgtatcatGGGAACCGCTCGCTAAGAAGGAAGCTCGTGGTATCGTCGTACAATACAAATTACAGTGCAGACGGCATGAACATCCATCTTCTCGTGTTCTTCCTTTACCTGCTAGCGTTGAATCTTATGCACTTTCTG ATCTAATACCTGGTGCACAATACGATATACGAGTACTAGCAAAAACAAATTTAGGCTGGCCTAATATGAGCGAGTCGCAGTTGGAGTGGACGACTGTGACTATGCCAACCGCGGAATCAATTGTTATCAAAAACGTTGTGGATATGCAAGTATCGCTTATAAATTCTTCGATTGTGAAG gtgaaatggaaaataaatattaaagaaaatgataaaattaaatCAGAATTTGATCTTTGGCAAATCTATTGTGAAAATCAAAATGGACagaaattcgaaaatatttttttaccacAAAATATTACTGAACACGTATTTACTAATCTTG ATGTAAATGTTTCATATACGGTGGGCTTGTGTATGATAAGCTCTGGCAAAGCGACCAGTTGCCTGACAAAGCAGATAGAAACTGTTCCATTGGATGCAA GTAATCTGCCGATGGCCTTGGAAGCTATTCCTGTTTCGCCTACTTCCATAAATGTAACATGGTCATCGAACGACGCGCAACAAGTAGATTCTTTCGAGCTGTGCTACCAGCCGATTCATACCGCAAATTTAGATGGTCCCAAGTGTATCATATT AAACTCTACGAAGGTGCGCGTCGATAAACTGAAACCATTTACGTTATATCAATTTAAAGTAAGAGCTATTCGCACCAACACAAGCCAAGGCAGTTTCTACAGCGAAGCTATCGAATGTTATACGAACGAGGACA TTCCTGGAAAGGTGGAGGAGGTACAATGGTTTTTGGTGAACAATACAAAAGTTCGAATCGCGTGGAAAGAACCGAGCAATATAAATGGTataatacaaaattattttgtcATATACACCATGGATTTAATCGATTCGAAGACCATGTGGAAAAACATGACGGTACCTGGTAACAAAACATCGGCGATTTTACTGGAATTGACTCCGGGCAAACGATATTTCGTTATGGTCCGGGCTTCGACGAAAGCGGGTTACGGTAAACCTTCTGATCCTATCAATATTATTACCAGTGGTGGTCAGTCGAAAGTACCTAATCCGCCAGATGAACAAAAACCGCCACAGAACATAAAGCCAGATCAGAGCCTTG GTGTGATTCTTGGCGCAAGCATAAGCATTGGATTTATCACGATCTGCCTGTGCAGCATGTATTGTCGAAGGAAGTGGGAAAATGCTCGTATCTTGAGAGACAATGCGCAGGCAATGAAGGGGGGGCGTTCGTTGGTACGAAATGGAAACAGGTGTTGCGTGGACGAATCCTCTACGTCGGTGAGCCAACAGATGAATGCTAGGGTGACTCCCAATGAAATCGAACTTGCTGTTCTTTGCCCATCGTCTCCGATCGCGACGAATCCGCATTTAGATACAAAG GGTGGGAAATCCAATGGGATTGTTGAATCCTGCGCGAAGGAACCTTTGCTGACGTCATGGGATGTAAATGGCGAGCCTAAGGATATTCAAGTAACAAAAAGTTCACAG TACAAAACAAAGGACTTCGTTAAACAGACGTCGGAGCACGAGCCGGAGCCAGATTTGGAGGGCACGCAGCTCACGATCGTCAATTGTACTTTAGGCAGTAGCAGTAGCAGTTTAAACAACAACTCGGGATGTCCGGACGGAGATACATCCTTGTCGAAGTCTATGTGTATATCTGTTCCAGCGCTGGGACCAAATGGATGA
- the LOC143360251 gene encoding uncharacterized protein LOC143360251: MATSGSDRKPRVAVLGGCGFIGRNLVEYLLDNDLVSFVRVVDKVPPQTAWLNAKHQQVFEHPSLEFKSANLINAVSCQNAFASDNPFDYVINCAGETKSGQTDPVYKEGIYKLSMNCAQQAAKLRADRYIEISSGNFNASEKNPHKEDEIGEPWTYVAKYKLQVENDLKNIPNLQYTVLRPAIVYGCGDKTGLAPRLVVGAVYKHLGEMMKLLWGPDLHMNTVHVRDVARAIWHVANRPDTLGQTYNVVDEGDSTQGSISAIVSELFNINHDYWGYTLSTLAKTDMSSVVEEVNDKHMGPWAEACNKDGVENSPLSPYIDQELLYNKHLYLQPGKLLNTGFTYMYPKLTKNALKEVLEDYANMKIFPHSLVL, encoded by the exons ATGGCAACGTCTGGGTCCGATAGAAAGCCGAGAGTCGCAGTTTTAGGAG GATGCGGTTTCATAGGGCGTAATCTTGTCGAGTATCTGTTGGATAACGATCTCGTTTCGTTCGTGCGTGTCGTGGACAAAGTGCCGCCGCAGACTGCCTGGCTGAATGCTAAACACCAACAAGTATTCGAGCACCCGTCGCTTGAGTTCAAGAGCGCCAACTTGATTAACGCAG TGTCTTGTCAAAACGCGTTCGCATCCGACAATCCGTTCGATTATGTGATTAATTGCGCTGGGGAGACAAAGAGCGGTCAGACGGATCCCGTCTACAAAGAAGGGATCTATAAACTTAGCATGAACTGTGCTCAACAAGCAGCCAAACTACGAGCAGATCGTTACATAGAGATATCCTCTGGTAATTTTAATGCTTCCGAAAAA AATCCTCATAAGGAAGATGAAATCGGAGAGCCTTGGACGTATGTTGCAAAATACAAGTTGCAAGTAGAGAACGATTTGAAGAACATACCAAATTTACAGTATACCGTACTTAGACCAGCTATCGTGTACGGTTGCGGAGACAAGACTGGTTTAG CACCGCGTTTAGTAGTGGGAGCAGTTTATAAACACTTGGGAGAGATGATGAAGCTACTTTGGGGACCAGATCTTCATATGAACACGGTTCATGTGAGGGATGTAGCCAGAGCTATTTGGCATGTAGCAAATAGGCCAGACACACTCGGTCAAACGTATAACGTTGTCGACGAAGGTGATTCTACTCAGGGATCGATTAGCGCTATCGTTTCTGAGTTATTTAACATCAATCACGATTATTGGGGTTATACATTGTCAACATTGGCCAAA ACAGATATGAGTTCTGTAGTGGAGGAAGTGAATGACAAGCATATGGGACCTTGGGCAGAAGCTTGCAATAAGGATGGAGTGGAAAATAGTCCTCTGTCCCCATATATAGATCAAGAACTTCTTTACAACAAACATTTGTATCTACAGCCAGGAAAGTTGTTAAACACTGGATTTACTTATATGTATCCCAAACTCACGAAGAATGCTCTGAAAGAG gTTCTCGAAGATTATGCGAACATGAAAATATTTCCACATTCGTTGGTCCTATGA
- the Put gene encoding activin A receptor type 2 punt isoform X1, which produces MPAYATILPYLILGLLGPTLGHDVKGSSVCEFYNETLCTTTQQECSGREECGPHDPGKRNHCYVLWQIDNATKKSIIKLKGCFLDSNDCYDRPHCIENSAERKKELFFCCCDGNMCNQNFTWDPHPTSSSKPIQPSVIHELEPVPNTEQQIITLVLSVSIPMFLLAIILPFLYWCYRRRKLGYFNEVWKTYVPTIEPLPLPQPSPNLGLRPIQLLEIKARGRFGAVWKAQLKNEIVAVKVFPVQDKQSWQTEQEIFKLAHMDHEDILRFIGVEKRGDNLQAEFWLITAYHEKGSLCDYLKANVVTWPEMCRIAESMARGLMHLHEEIPANKANGYKPAVAHRDFKSKNVLLKANMSACIADFGLALIFHPGKPCGDTHGQVGTRRYMAPEVLEGAINFTRDSFLRIDMYACGLVLWELASRCTVQDGPIGEYRLPFEDEVGLHPTLEDMQESVVHKKERPLILETWRKHPGLQSICDTMEECWDHDAEARLSASCVMERVATLSRTLVLNSSTLIRVDNTNETITTKESSM; this is translated from the exons ATGCCCGCATATGCGACCATACTGCCATATCTCATCCTAGGATTGTTAG GACCTACTTTAGGGCATGATGTCAAAGGTTCTTCGGTATGTGAATTTTATAATGAAACACTATGCACCACGACCCAGCAGGAGTGTTCGGGAAGGGAAGAATGCGGTCCGCACGACCCAGGGAAAAGGAACCACTGTTACGTACTGTGGCAAATCGACAATGCCACTAAAAAGTCTATAATTAAATTGAAG GGATGTTTCCTGGATAGTAATGACTGCTACGACAGGCCGCATTGCATTGAGAACAGTGCGGAGAGGAAGAAGGAGTTATTTTTCTGTTGTTGCGATGGCAACATGTGTAATCAGAATTTTACATGGGATCCCCACCCTACATCCTCCTCCAAACCTATCCAACCTTCTGTTATTCATG AATTAGAACCCGTTCCAAACACAGAACAACAAATAATCACACTTGTTTTATCAGTATCTATACCCATGTTTCTCCTTGCTATTATTTTACCATTTTTGTATTGGTGCTACCGACGTAGGAAGTTGGGATATTTCAACGAGGTTTGGAAGACATAT GTACCAACGATAGAGCCACTCCCACTGCCACAGCCATCTCCCAACTTGGGATTGCGGCCAATCCAGCTTCTGGAGATCAAAGCTCGGGGCCGCTTCGGAGCGGTCTGGAAGGCGCAGCTGAAAAACGAGATTGTCGCTGTCAAGGTGTTCCCTGTACAAGACAAACAGTCTTGGCAAACCGAGCAAGAGATCTTCAAGCTTGCGCACATGGATCACGAGGATATATTACGTTTTATAGGCGTCGAAAAAAGGGGGGACAATTTGCAAGCGGAATTCTGGTTGATCACTGCCTACCACGAGAAAGGTTCACTATGCGACTATTTGAAGGCGAATGTTGTCACGTGGCCCGAAATGTGTAGAATAGCAGAATCTATGGCAAG AGGTCTGATGCATCTACACGAGGAGATACCGGCCAACAAAGCAAACGGCTACAAACCTGCTGTGGCTCATAGGGATTTCAAGTCGAAGAATGTTCTGCTGAAAGCCAATATGAGTGCCTGCATAGCAGACTTTGGTTTGGCACTGATATTTCATCCTGGGAAGCCCTGCGGCGATACACATGGACAG GTTGGAACAAGGAGGTATATGGCACCAGAGGTATTGGAGGGTGCAATTAATTTCACGAGGGACTCGTTTTTACGGATCGACATGTACGCTTGCGGTCTTGTGCTTTGGGAGTTAGCTTCTCGATGCACCGTACAAGAT GGACCAATAGGGGAGTACAGATTACCATTCGAGGATGAGGTGGGTCTTCATCCGACGTTAGAGGATATGCAGGAGAGTGTTGTGCACAAGAAAGAAAGGCCACTTATTTTAGAAACGTGGCGCAAACATCCC GGACTTCAATCGATATGTGATACAATGGAAGAGTGTTGGGATCACGATGCTGAAGCGCGGCTTTCAGCTTCTTGTGTAATGGAAAGAGTTGCTACATTGAGTAGGACGCTTGTTTTAAATTCATCGACGTTAATAAGAGTTGATAATACCAACGAGACTATCACCACTAAGGAATCTAGTATGTAG
- the Put gene encoding activin A receptor type 2 punt isoform X2, whose amino-acid sequence MPAYATILPYLILGLLGPTLGHDVKGSSVCEFYNETLCTTTQQECSGREECGPHDPGKRNHCYVLWQIDNATKKSIIKLKGCFLDSNDCYDRPHCIENSAERKKELFFCCCDGNMCNQNFTWDPHPTSSSKPIQPSVIHELEPVPNTEQQIITLVLSVSIPMFLLAIILPFLYWCYRRRKLGYFNEVPTIEPLPLPQPSPNLGLRPIQLLEIKARGRFGAVWKAQLKNEIVAVKVFPVQDKQSWQTEQEIFKLAHMDHEDILRFIGVEKRGDNLQAEFWLITAYHEKGSLCDYLKANVVTWPEMCRIAESMARGLMHLHEEIPANKANGYKPAVAHRDFKSKNVLLKANMSACIADFGLALIFHPGKPCGDTHGQVGTRRYMAPEVLEGAINFTRDSFLRIDMYACGLVLWELASRCTVQDGPIGEYRLPFEDEVGLHPTLEDMQESVVHKKERPLILETWRKHPGLQSICDTMEECWDHDAEARLSASCVMERVATLSRTLVLNSSTLIRVDNTNETITTKESSM is encoded by the exons ATGCCCGCATATGCGACCATACTGCCATATCTCATCCTAGGATTGTTAG GACCTACTTTAGGGCATGATGTCAAAGGTTCTTCGGTATGTGAATTTTATAATGAAACACTATGCACCACGACCCAGCAGGAGTGTTCGGGAAGGGAAGAATGCGGTCCGCACGACCCAGGGAAAAGGAACCACTGTTACGTACTGTGGCAAATCGACAATGCCACTAAAAAGTCTATAATTAAATTGAAG GGATGTTTCCTGGATAGTAATGACTGCTACGACAGGCCGCATTGCATTGAGAACAGTGCGGAGAGGAAGAAGGAGTTATTTTTCTGTTGTTGCGATGGCAACATGTGTAATCAGAATTTTACATGGGATCCCCACCCTACATCCTCCTCCAAACCTATCCAACCTTCTGTTATTCATG AATTAGAACCCGTTCCAAACACAGAACAACAAATAATCACACTTGTTTTATCAGTATCTATACCCATGTTTCTCCTTGCTATTATTTTACCATTTTTGTATTGGTGCTACCGACGTAGGAAGTTGGGATATTTCAACGAG GTACCAACGATAGAGCCACTCCCACTGCCACAGCCATCTCCCAACTTGGGATTGCGGCCAATCCAGCTTCTGGAGATCAAAGCTCGGGGCCGCTTCGGAGCGGTCTGGAAGGCGCAGCTGAAAAACGAGATTGTCGCTGTCAAGGTGTTCCCTGTACAAGACAAACAGTCTTGGCAAACCGAGCAAGAGATCTTCAAGCTTGCGCACATGGATCACGAGGATATATTACGTTTTATAGGCGTCGAAAAAAGGGGGGACAATTTGCAAGCGGAATTCTGGTTGATCACTGCCTACCACGAGAAAGGTTCACTATGCGACTATTTGAAGGCGAATGTTGTCACGTGGCCCGAAATGTGTAGAATAGCAGAATCTATGGCAAG AGGTCTGATGCATCTACACGAGGAGATACCGGCCAACAAAGCAAACGGCTACAAACCTGCTGTGGCTCATAGGGATTTCAAGTCGAAGAATGTTCTGCTGAAAGCCAATATGAGTGCCTGCATAGCAGACTTTGGTTTGGCACTGATATTTCATCCTGGGAAGCCCTGCGGCGATACACATGGACAG GTTGGAACAAGGAGGTATATGGCACCAGAGGTATTGGAGGGTGCAATTAATTTCACGAGGGACTCGTTTTTACGGATCGACATGTACGCTTGCGGTCTTGTGCTTTGGGAGTTAGCTTCTCGATGCACCGTACAAGAT GGACCAATAGGGGAGTACAGATTACCATTCGAGGATGAGGTGGGTCTTCATCCGACGTTAGAGGATATGCAGGAGAGTGTTGTGCACAAGAAAGAAAGGCCACTTATTTTAGAAACGTGGCGCAAACATCCC GGACTTCAATCGATATGTGATACAATGGAAGAGTGTTGGGATCACGATGCTGAAGCGCGGCTTTCAGCTTCTTGTGTAATGGAAAGAGTTGCTACATTGAGTAGGACGCTTGTTTTAAATTCATCGACGTTAATAAGAGTTGATAATACCAACGAGACTATCACCACTAAGGAATCTAGTATGTAG